Proteins encoded in a region of the Polynucleobacter antarcticus genome:
- a CDS encoding phasin family protein has protein sequence MNLTPEQIAAAQKANLETLSGLTNQALQSIEKLIALNTHIAKQSLSASMSNAKKALEVKDIQQLLAHQAQAVQPIAEKIMAYSRHLYDLAHETQASFTETAEKEMQAGQHKINALVEDWTKNVPPGSDAAVIAMKQAIASASTVYEQSQKAVKHAVEIAQTNLSSTTDALMKAAQTANKTSNKAGSKK, from the coding sequence ATGAATTTGACCCCCGAACAGATTGCAGCCGCACAAAAAGCAAATTTAGAAACCTTAAGTGGCTTAACCAACCAAGCCTTACAAAGTATTGAAAAATTAATTGCACTCAACACACATATTGCAAAACAAAGTTTAAGTGCCAGTATGAGTAATGCCAAAAAAGCACTTGAGGTAAAAGATATACAGCAACTGCTTGCGCATCAAGCACAAGCAGTGCAGCCTATTGCAGAAAAAATTATGGCCTATAGTCGTCATTTATATGACTTGGCTCATGAAACGCAAGCGAGCTTTACTGAAACTGCTGAAAAAGAAATGCAAGCAGGCCAACATAAAATCAATGCCTTGGTTGAAGACTGGACAAAAAATGTGCCCCCAGGTTCTGATGCTGCTGTAATTGCTATGAAACAAGCCATTGCTTCGGCGAGCACCGTGTATGAGCAAAGTCAAAAAGCAGTCAAGCATGCTGTGGAAATAGCACAAACCAATTTAAGCAGTACAACTGATGCTCTGATGAAGGCAGCTCAAACAGCTAATAAAACTTCTAATAAAGCCGGTAGCAAAAAATAG